One window of Brevibacterium pigmentatum genomic DNA carries:
- a CDS encoding LmeA family phospholipid-binding protein, with amino-acid sequence MTTAQTLQYPQPDRPRRRSRRTTLIVSAVVIVLTLIIGVIAADRIVDYTTEQRIADGLADYGETEVSVDGFFVLTQLASRELNSVHVTADEATYEGVDFTDVDAKLYDVPTSGSKPIGTVDGTAVLPHSTLDELAAEHANLPEGMSFTTVGDELFLKGSMFGQDLLVGIDPKADGRRAVVDATTIKLGSAEFPLDRLPAFLTSAISDIVIDLDFLPAGLELTDITATDSGLQVRLHGSGVSMQ; translated from the coding sequence ATGACCACGGCGCAGACTCTTCAGTACCCGCAGCCGGACCGGCCACGACGTCGCAGCCGGCGGACGACGCTCATCGTCTCCGCTGTCGTCATCGTCCTCACCCTCATCATCGGTGTGATCGCGGCCGACCGCATCGTCGACTACACCACGGAGCAGCGCATCGCCGACGGGCTCGCCGACTACGGTGAGACCGAGGTCTCCGTCGACGGCTTCTTCGTCCTCACGCAGCTGGCCTCCCGGGAGCTGAACTCGGTGCATGTCACCGCCGACGAGGCGACCTATGAGGGTGTCGACTTCACCGATGTCGATGCGAAACTCTATGACGTTCCGACCAGCGGGTCGAAGCCCATCGGCACCGTCGACGGTACGGCGGTGCTCCCCCACTCGACCCTCGACGAACTCGCCGCCGAGCATGCGAACCTGCCCGAGGGGATGTCCTTCACCACCGTCGGAGACGAGCTCTTCCTCAAGGGGTCGATGTTCGGTCAGGATCTGCTCGTGGGCATCGACCCGAAGGCCGACGGACGACGGGCCGTCGTCGACGCGACGACGATCAAGCTGGGGTCGGCGGAGTTCCCCCTCGACCGTCTGCCGGCGTTCCTCACCTCGGCGATCTCCGATATCGTCATCGATCTCGACTTCCTGCCCGCCGGACTCGAACTCACCGACATCACCGCCACCGACTCGGGCCTGCAGGTCCGCCTCCACGGGTCCGGGGTCAGCATGCAGTAG
- a CDS encoding M20 family metallo-hydrolase, producing the protein MINPVSERVASELTELSTLTDSERPGWTRRALSEFDVSGREFARRLMRQAGMDTRIDGAGNVIGVLPGRLGGRQIMLGSHTDTVDGGGRFDGIVGVLGAIEVVRLIREHGIRVDHDLVVVVFFNEEPNEFGLFCVGSRAMTGQVDRSTLAVTDPHGRSLAEALPDSRIDPEEFLSSAYDFTPVTAFLELHIEQGPELERAGRQIGVVETITGINHFRALFTGRQDHAGTTPMDVRADAGCAAAGTVLAVESIAESGTNTRGTSGQIRFTPEAVNVVSQIAQVEGEFRGPDGSWLNDAQRRLTAAAGTEAEKRGVEAEIEWTTDDAPVPLHESITSTITEVTDEFGLTRSTMFSGAGHDAGIIAAKTQVGMIFVPSVDGRSHCPEEFTDFADIMPGISVLLETVLRIDRRSRD; encoded by the coding sequence ATGATCAATCCCGTAAGCGAACGCGTCGCCTCCGAACTCACCGAGCTGTCGACGCTGACCGACTCCGAGCGTCCCGGCTGGACGAGACGTGCCCTCAGCGAGTTCGACGTCTCGGGTCGAGAATTCGCACGCAGGCTCATGCGGCAGGCCGGGATGGACACCCGCATCGACGGTGCCGGCAATGTCATCGGAGTGCTGCCCGGTCGCCTCGGTGGTCGACAGATCATGCTCGGCTCGCACACCGACACCGTTGACGGCGGCGGACGCTTCGACGGGATCGTCGGGGTGCTCGGCGCGATCGAGGTGGTGCGGCTCATCCGGGAGCACGGCATCCGCGTCGATCACGATCTTGTGGTCGTGGTGTTCTTCAACGAGGAGCCCAACGAGTTCGGTCTCTTCTGTGTCGGCTCCCGCGCGATGACCGGTCAGGTCGACCGCAGCACCTTGGCGGTCACGGACCCGCACGGGCGCAGCCTCGCCGAGGCTCTGCCGGACTCACGCATCGACCCTGAGGAGTTCCTCAGCTCGGCCTACGATTTCACTCCAGTCACTGCGTTCCTCGAACTTCACATCGAGCAGGGCCCCGAGCTCGAACGCGCCGGTCGACAGATCGGCGTTGTCGAGACGATCACGGGAATCAACCACTTCCGGGCCCTCTTCACCGGCCGCCAGGACCATGCCGGCACCACCCCGATGGACGTGCGGGCCGATGCCGGCTGCGCCGCGGCCGGAACGGTGCTCGCCGTGGAATCGATCGCCGAATCGGGGACGAACACCCGCGGCACCAGCGGACAGATCCGCTTCACTCCCGAAGCCGTCAATGTCGTCTCGCAGATCGCGCAAGTCGAAGGTGAGTTCCGCGGCCCTGACGGCTCCTGGCTCAACGACGCACAGCGTCGCCTGACCGCTGCGGCCGGCACGGAGGCCGAGAAGCGCGGAGTCGAGGCAGAGATCGAGTGGACCACCGATGATGCGCCGGTCCCCCTGCACGAGTCGATCACCTCGACTATCACCGAGGTGACCGACGAATTCGGGCTCACTCGATCCACGATGTTCTCCGGAGCCGGACACGATGCCGGGATCATCGCAGCGAAGACCCAGGTCGGCATGATCTTCGTGCCTTCCGTCGACGGACGCAGCCACTGCCCTGAGGAGTTCACCGACTTCGCCGACATCATGCCCGGCATCTCTGTCCTGCTCGAAACCGTTCTGCGCATCGATCGCCGCAGTCGCGACTGA
- a CDS encoding SulP family inorganic anion transporter translates to MTTPIPAETADDSRRYRPDPTVLNALTSPRLLTREVLAGLVVGLALIPEAIAFSIIAGVDPKVGLFSAFIMATSIAFLGGRPAMISAATGAVALVIAPVAREHGMDMFIATVMLAGVFQILLAVAGVAKLIRFIPRSVMVGFVNALSILVFAAQVPHVIGVPWMVYPLLAIGIVVLVFMPKLTKIVPAPLVTIVLITGIAIVFAIDVPTVSDQGELPRSLPELFIPDIPLTWQTFTTIAPYSLAMALVGLMESLMTAKLVDEITDTHSNKTRESWGQGAANMISGLFGGMGGCAMIGQTMINVRASGARTRISTFMAGAFLLILVVVLGDVVGMIPMVALAAIMMMVCVDTFDWHSIRPSTLKMLPKSETFVMIATVAVVVATGNLAIGVVVGVFVASVLFVRRVAHFVTVERTITRSAAGPDGDDSTDTEAVARYVVRGELFFASSNDLTTQFRYTHDPDHVVIDMTESHVWDASTVAALDAIVTKYEALGTRVEITGMNAYTETLHARLSGGLG, encoded by the coding sequence GTGACGACTCCCATTCCCGCCGAAACCGCCGACGACTCCAGACGCTACCGCCCCGACCCGACCGTCCTGAACGCACTGACCTCACCGAGGCTGCTCACCCGTGAGGTCCTCGCCGGACTCGTCGTCGGGCTCGCCCTCATCCCCGAGGCGATCGCGTTCTCGATCATCGCCGGGGTCGATCCGAAGGTCGGGCTGTTCTCCGCTTTCATCATGGCGACCTCGATCGCGTTCCTCGGCGGGCGTCCGGCCATGATCTCGGCGGCAACCGGAGCGGTGGCGCTCGTCATCGCCCCCGTCGCCCGCGAGCACGGGATGGACATGTTCATCGCCACCGTCATGCTCGCCGGTGTGTTCCAGATCCTGCTGGCAGTGGCGGGCGTGGCAAAGCTCATCCGGTTCATCCCCCGCAGCGTCATGGTCGGGTTCGTCAACGCCCTGTCGATCCTCGTCTTCGCAGCTCAGGTCCCCCACGTCATCGGAGTGCCGTGGATGGTCTACCCGCTGCTGGCCATCGGCATCGTCGTGCTCGTGTTCATGCCGAAGCTGACGAAGATCGTGCCGGCGCCGCTGGTCACGATCGTGCTCATCACCGGCATCGCCATCGTCTTCGCCATCGATGTCCCCACCGTCAGCGATCAGGGCGAGCTGCCTCGCAGCCTGCCCGAGCTCTTCATTCCGGACATCCCGCTGACTTGGCAGACCTTCACCACGATCGCGCCCTATTCGCTGGCCATGGCTCTGGTCGGGCTGATGGAATCGCTCATGACCGCCAAACTCGTTGACGAGATCACCGACACGCACTCGAACAAGACCCGCGAGTCCTGGGGCCAGGGTGCCGCGAACATGATCTCCGGCCTCTTCGGCGGTATGGGCGGCTGCGCGATGATCGGGCAGACGATGATCAACGTCCGTGCCTCGGGTGCGAGGACCCGGATCTCGACGTTCATGGCCGGAGCGTTCCTGCTCATCCTCGTCGTCGTGCTCGGCGACGTCGTGGGCATGATCCCAATGGTCGCGCTCGCTGCAATCATGATGATGGTCTGCGTCGACACCTTCGACTGGCATTCGATCCGCCCCTCGACGCTGAAGATGCTGCCGAAGTCCGAGACCTTCGTCATGATCGCCACCGTTGCGGTCGTCGTCGCCACCGGCAACCTCGCCATCGGCGTCGTCGTCGGAGTGTTCGTGGCCAGTGTGCTCTTCGTTCGGCGGGTCGCCCACTTCGTCACCGTCGAACGCACGATCACCAGATCCGCGGCAGGTCCGGATGGGGACGATTCCACCGACACCGAGGCGGTTGCCCGCTATGTGGTCCGCGGCGAGCTCTTCTTCGCCTCGTCGAACGATCTGACGACTCAGTTCCGATACACGCACGATCCCGATCACGTCGTCATCGATATGACGGAATCACATGTCTGGGACGCGTCGACCGTGGCCGCCCTCGACGCGATCGTGACGAAGTACGAAGCGCTGGGCACGCGCGTGGAGATCACCGGAATGAACGCCTATACCGAGACACTGCATGCTCGGCTCTCCGGCGGGCTGGGGTAG
- the nhaA gene encoding Na+/H+ antiporter NhaA: MTSPSLATSPGSRLLATLRRDTVGGALLLIAAAAALIWANSPASAGYLAIRDWEFGYEPWHLRLGIGQWASDGLLAVFFFLVGIELKAEFTRGDLRRLRTAVVPITAAAGGVLVPALICAAFLLTRPELMRGWAIPTATDIAFAVAVLAIVGSHLPKALRLFLLTLAAVDDLLAIAIIAIFYTETIAILPLATALGVVIVYGLIASRFRRIFVERAWATWVVLLPLGLVAWALMHASGVHATIAGVLLGFTIPAVVGRASNQTPAASGGHSCEGEAQSGIDLAEALEHRIRPLSAGLAVPVFAFFAAGVDIGGTDGLVSAFSHPLTYGIMAALVVGKPVGILASTWLVSRFTAGLDPSLRWADLTGIGLLAGIGFTVSLLVAELSFTAGSVEHDVAKVAVLSASLLSAVLAALILTARNAHHRRLSQE; this comes from the coding sequence GTGACCTCACCTTCCCTCGCCACATCTCCCGGTTCCCGCCTGCTTGCGACGCTGCGCCGCGACACCGTCGGCGGCGCATTGCTCCTCATCGCCGCTGCTGCCGCTCTGATCTGGGCCAACTCTCCGGCATCGGCCGGATACCTCGCGATCCGAGACTGGGAGTTCGGCTATGAACCCTGGCACCTGCGGCTGGGCATCGGGCAGTGGGCCTCCGACGGACTGCTCGCGGTCTTCTTCTTCCTCGTCGGCATCGAACTCAAGGCGGAATTCACCCGCGGTGACCTGCGCCGGCTCCGCACCGCCGTCGTCCCGATCACTGCGGCGGCCGGTGGAGTCCTCGTCCCCGCCCTCATCTGCGCGGCCTTTCTGCTCACCCGCCCGGAGCTGATGCGCGGCTGGGCCATTCCCACCGCGACCGACATCGCCTTCGCAGTGGCCGTCCTCGCGATCGTCGGATCCCATCTGCCCAAGGCTCTGCGTCTCTTCCTGCTGACTCTGGCCGCGGTCGACGACCTATTGGCGATCGCCATCATCGCGATCTTCTATACCGAGACCATCGCGATTCTCCCCCTCGCCACCGCGCTTGGAGTCGTCATCGTCTACGGACTCATCGCAAGTCGTTTCCGTCGCATCTTCGTCGAGCGCGCCTGGGCCACATGGGTCGTTCTCCTCCCCCTCGGGCTCGTCGCCTGGGCGCTCATGCACGCCTCAGGTGTCCACGCGACCATCGCCGGAGTGCTGCTGGGTTTCACGATCCCCGCAGTCGTCGGCCGTGCTTCGAACCAAACGCCCGCTGCCTCCGGCGGTCACTCATGCGAAGGCGAGGCCCAGTCCGGAATCGACCTCGCCGAGGCGCTCGAACACCGTATACGACCGCTGTCGGCCGGGCTCGCCGTCCCGGTCTTCGCCTTCTTCGCCGCCGGTGTCGATATCGGAGGAACTGACGGCCTGGTATCGGCGTTCTCCCATCCCCTGACCTACGGAATCATGGCGGCACTGGTCGTGGGCAAGCCGGTGGGCATCCTCGCCTCCACATGGCTGGTCAGCCGGTTCACCGCAGGTTTGGATCCCAGCCTACGTTGGGCCGACCTCACCGGCATCGGACTGCTTGCCGGAATCGGCTTCACCGTCTCTCTCCTCGTCGCCGAACTCAGCTTCACCGCCGGTTCGGTCGAACACGATGTTGCGAAGGTCGCCGTTCTCAGCGCCTCTCTGCTCTCGGCAGTACTCGCCGCGCTCATCCTCACTGCCCGTAATGCCCATCACCGTCGCCTGTCGCAGGAGTGA
- a CDS encoding antitoxin, translating to MAFDKFLNKAKNLANDPKVKDKLNSDKGEKITDSVLDKAAGVADSLTGGKHSDKIKKARDAADNAIGNDRGQTGGTNRGDDQPGGANRNDVRGNDVRGDDQTGGANRRDDGFDGDNGSAGSR from the coding sequence ATGGCATTCGACAAGTTTCTCAACAAGGCCAAGAACCTCGCCAATGATCCCAAGGTCAAGGACAAACTCAATTCGGACAAGGGCGAGAAGATCACTGACTCAGTCCTCGACAAAGCCGCCGGCGTCGCCGACTCGCTGACCGGGGGCAAGCACTCGGACAAGATCAAGAAGGCCCGGGATGCGGCGGATAACGCCATCGGCAATGACCGTGGCCAGACCGGTGGAACGAACCGTGGAGACGATCAGCCCGGTGGCGCGAACCGCAACGACGTTCGCGGGAACGACGTCCGCGGAGACGATCAGACCGGCGGAGCGAACCGTCGTGACGATGGCTTCGACGGCGACAATGGATCAGCCGGAAGCCGCTGA